Sequence from the Solea senegalensis isolate Sse05_10M linkage group LG1, IFAPA_SoseM_1, whole genome shotgun sequence genome:
GAGTTGTGGGTTTAGTTGTTGGACCAAAGGGGGCAACTATCAAGCGCATCCAGCAGCAGACTCACACCTACATTGTGACACCCAGTCGAGAGAAAGACCCAGTGTTCGAGGTGACCGGGATGCCTGAAAATGTGGACCGAGCGAGAGAGGAGATCGAGACTCACATCACCCTGAGAACTGGAACCTTTGTAGACCTGCAGGGAGACAATGACTTTCACACCAATGGCACTGATGTCAGTCTGGAAGGCCTGGGCTCTCTGAGTGGGGCGCTTGGGGCTTCTCTGTGGTCAAGGGCTGCCAACCACCATTCtgccccccctcctccaccacatTCCCCACCTCCTTCTCTACCCATGTCCATGCACCACTCCTCCAGCCGGAAGATGTCCTCCTCAGTCGCCTATCACGCGCACAATGGCGGGATGAGCTCAGACAACTTCACCACCACCGCCAACCGAAAAGCCACCGAGGGAGGCAGTCCCACCAGCCCCTTTAGCACAGGCTCCAGCAGCGCTGGGGGAGGATTCACTTTCGGGGGCGACTCCACCCCAGGACTGCCCTCCTCAGATGAACTGGGCTTTGAGTTCAGTGCTTCCAACATCTGGGCACCTTTTGTTAACGGTGGAACAGGCAATAAAACGGCCGGGTCTTCCCAGCAACAGCCTCTACGTCGTAACAGCAGCGGCCTCAGCGGCGGCGCCATCACTCCACGATTGTCTCCAACTCTGCCTCAGGACACATGTGTAGGCCCCCTGGATCACCCACTAGCCCGTCGTGCACAAAGTGACCCCCTCAGCACTCTCTCTTGGCTACAGTCTGGCAACGCAGGAGGCGGCTCCTTCTCTGGAGCGTCCAGCTCCAGTTCTGGTGGCTCGTCAACCGGTTACTCCTCCTGCTCGGCGTCCTCCCTGCCCGGTGGCTCCCCCACTGACTCAGAGGGTGGCAGCAGTGGCGTGGGTCTCAGCTCTGGGATCCTGAGCCGTCTGAAAGGCGGCTCCAGCTCAGCAGTGGCGGGTCTGGTCAGCATTGGCCCTGGGGTCAACAGGgactgctttgtgtgttttgagagCGAGGTAACAGCAGCCCTTGTGCCTTGTGGCCACAACCTGTTCTGCATGGAGTGTGCCGGACAGATCTGCCAGTCAGCTGAGCCAGAGTGCCCCGTCTGCCACACCCCCACCACACAGTGCATCCGCATCTTCTCCTAATGTCCCAGTCAGAGGGTGGGTGTGAGGGTTGTCATATTGTCATACGAGTATGGGGTTTGAGAAGTGGAGATGGGCACCAGCTGTGGTGGAGGCGATGGAAGATTCACATTAAATAACTTTCACACACACGATGGaccataataaatacatttacagagATGATGATACTACAGATGTTGATTTGTAATGATAACTGTcaagattaataataataataataataacaacaataataataataataacaacgacTGACTGATTTTCAGAGTAAACTGAGATGTGTCAGCAGACAGTTGGGGCTCAGACAGTCTCTCGGTGGTGAACTCATGGAAGGAAACTAGTGTCTTATCTCTCTTCAGGCCTTCATTTTGACCCGGAGCGGCGTGCGCCGCTGGGTGCCGGTCTGTCTCCACATTTCTTCATTATGGCTTCTTCAGATATCTGcctgctttctctctcacagCCTTTCCTTTGGACGCTTTTGTACTTAACATATATTTTTTGATGAAGCCGTCACTGAGGCCTGCACTTTTCTACTACTTATTTTAATGTTCCTGACAGAGGACGCTAACGGTTCCAACAAAACCCAACCCCCCCCCCTTcctcttttcccccctttctcctctgctctcattAATGCTGTTATTGGTGGCATGAACCAACGGGggtttgctgtttttctgtaaGCTTGGaacttttaaaaaaggtcaGCATTTAGTCGGGCACCCAGCAGAACAACACACTCGAGGGACAATCTTGAGGATGAATTCTTGTTTCTCGTTAGCCACAGAAGAAAAAATTAGCCATCAGTAATGCCAAATGAATGCTATTAATAGATGCTGAGTTATTCTTGATAAAACCCAATAATGTGTTGGATGAATTTAAATGAGTCTGCCCCACATTTCAAATGTGGCTGCTGCATTGATTCGTATGAATTGTCCTTTTTAATAAGTCAGACACTAAACCATTAGTGATGCTGAAAGGAATGTGTATGAGGTCTGTGTGTCTGGGCTGCCTGACAATCGCGTCACATCTCCTTAGCTCACGCACGTGAGACTAGTGCCCACTGTTGCTGTTCTTCAAGtaggcatcatcatcatcggcgtgtgtgtgtgtccagactGTGAGAAAGGTCTGCTTCCTGTCTCCGTGTCTCCTCCTCTTAGTCTCAGTCTTAACGCtctgatccatccacactaaGACATTTTCCTGTCACATCCCACCAGTTACACTTTGactcatttcatgttttttttgactcTGGATTGTCGAGCGTGTGGCGTGCAGCTGTATTTTGATCTTTAGGAGACTAAgacagggttttgttttgttttttaattcccCTGATGTCACATGTGAATGTTTTGTCCAGATTAAGGAGAAACATTCACTCCACTCGtatgaaacaataacaaaaggctcaatttaaagcagttttttcCTCATGCACTGTTACACAGccccaaaaacacaaaaaattgCCAAAAAGGAATTGGCTCTTACTGTTTTTGTGCAGTTTTGGTCTTCCACCCCACTCTCACAGCAAAGCTGTATGGCACTCTCTCTCAGATGACTCACTGTCATTCCCATATAGCGCTGTACTCTTTGGCCAAATGTAGTGCACTATATGGTTAGTAGTTTTGCGATTTGTCCTGTGTTTCATAGCATTACTGAGTGGCTCCTGAAGAGGCGTCCtgttttatgtctctgtgttttttaaagaaatttgcAGTAACTGCCTCCAAGAGTGTTAATATTGTTCGGGGCGATTTGGGCGGCGTTGCTGTGACGGTacacagtttgattttttgtggCCCTTTTGAACACAACATGGAATCCGCTCATACAATGAGACAAGCCATGAAAACGTCATTAAAACACGCCGCTGATTTTCAAGGGCTTCCTCTGACTGCACATAATCCCATTTTTTTGGTCGGGCTCACCGTAGGAAAGAATCAATTTATCCTTTATGGCAGCTAGTAGCTATTTGTAGGTCATCCAGGGCTTCCAGACACTCTgtgttcaaatcccagcagctGCCGAATGTTTGGCtttcttgttatttttcctCAAAGACCTGTTGGGGCGTGGCAGTCGCAGCGTGTCGCCCTCACTTGACGTAGTCGCCGATTAGGGCGAGTTTGTTCAGTTTTGATATCAAGGGTAGGGGGGGGTGGGACAAGGGTAACTCTTGATGAGTAAAATAGCTGTTGAAAATGGGCAGTTGCTGCTGTGCTTTGGTGCTTCACTCAGTTTAACGTTCAACTTATTTGCTGTCTCGACTGTTGGCCGACGGGGACGGCAGGGATCTTAATAAAAGCAGCTGTCCTGGTTGAGCGCAGCAGTGCACTGATTATGTGTCCACCACACGTGTAGGAGAAATGTATCCAGGAgctgaacagaacagaacaggtAGTCTTCTCCGAGGACTTTC
This genomic interval carries:
- the LOC122775588 gene encoding RNA-binding protein MEX3B; the encoded protein is MPSPLFHPEIMDHDAVISSQHNGVGLPRETDQESREEDHQEALRFALDQLSLMALEKVDCGGGGSGLSDSLDGTQGPGSEGCNGVGGGGYVDLQMLEHPGGSRDSPSSCSPSPEYYGSGGYHMAASHSMLHGDQSSVLCSRKRSVNMTECVPVPSSEHVAEIVGRQGCKIKALRAKTNTYIKTPVRGEEPVFIVTGRKEDVEMAKREIVSAAEHFSMIRASRCKAGGTAAAGGGGGGGGGGGGGGGGGGGGGGSLPGPPHLPGQTTIQVRVPYRVVGLVVGPKGATIKRIQQQTHTYIVTPSREKDPVFEVTGMPENVDRAREEIETHITLRTGTFVDLQGDNDFHTNGTDVSLEGLGSLSGALGASLWSRAANHHSAPPPPPHSPPPSLPMSMHHSSSRKMSSSVAYHAHNGGMSSDNFTTTANRKATEGGSPTSPFSTGSSSAGGGFTFGGDSTPGLPSSDELGFEFSASNIWAPFVNGGTGNKTAGSSQQQPLRRNSSGLSGGAITPRLSPTLPQDTCVGPLDHPLARRAQSDPLSTLSWLQSGNAGGGSFSGASSSSSGGSSTGYSSCSASSLPGGSPTDSEGGSSGVGLSSGILSRLKGGSSSAVAGLVSIGPGVNRDCFVCFESEVTAALVPCGHNLFCMECAGQICQSAEPECPVCHTPTTQCIRIFS